The following proteins are co-located in the Motilibacter aurantiacus genome:
- a CDS encoding ABC transporter permease — MSALTGSTALGQRALREAWRTPEALFPTLFIPLFFLVVNVGQAGKIFPSASTEFLQGQGYAAFQLPATLLLAASFGGAAMFLVEDIEGGYFDKLRAAPVSRTSIVLGRLYAEAVKGAGIAVLVVLLSLPFDVRVSTGVGGFLLLVVLTAVWSVAFSAFLQLVALRTRSAAATQSGSMAFFPLLFLTPNFVPRDMLTRPMEIAATLNPVTYVMEGMRALVLGDGWGKVGIGFVVAAVICAAMVALNVRAIRHYD, encoded by the coding sequence GTGAGCGCCCTGACCGGCTCGACCGCACTAGGTCAGCGCGCCCTCCGCGAGGCGTGGCGGACACCTGAAGCGCTCTTCCCGACTCTCTTCATCCCGCTGTTCTTCCTCGTCGTCAACGTCGGGCAGGCTGGCAAGATCTTCCCCAGCGCTTCGACGGAGTTCCTGCAGGGCCAGGGGTACGCCGCCTTCCAGCTCCCCGCCACGCTCCTGCTCGCCGCCTCGTTCGGCGGGGCGGCGATGTTCCTCGTCGAGGACATCGAAGGCGGCTACTTCGACAAGCTGCGGGCAGCGCCGGTGTCCCGGACGTCCATAGTGCTCGGGCGGCTCTACGCCGAGGCGGTCAAGGGAGCGGGGATCGCCGTGCTGGTGGTGCTGCTCTCCCTGCCGTTCGACGTCCGCGTCTCGACGGGCGTCGGCGGCTTCCTGCTCCTGGTCGTGCTGACCGCGGTGTGGTCGGTCGCCTTCTCGGCGTTCCTGCAACTGGTCGCCCTGCGCACGCGCAGCGCTGCCGCCACGCAGTCGGGCTCGATGGCGTTCTTCCCGTTGCTCTTCCTCACGCCGAACTTCGTGCCGCGCGACATGCTGACCCGCCCGATGGAGATCGCGGCGACGCTGAACCCGGTCACGTACGTGATGGAGGGCATGCGCGCCCTGGTCCTCGGCGACGGGTGGGGCAAGGTCGGGATCGGCTTCGTCGTGGCCGCCGTCATCTGCGCCGCGATGGTCGCGCTCAACGTGCGGGCCATCCGCCACTACGACTGA
- a CDS encoding ABC transporter ATP-binding protein: MSDHMVAQRRPAERGGTQPAVEAVGLVKQYRSRSGTVDAVRGVDLRVAAGEVFGFLGPNGAGKSTTVRMLTTLLSITSGTARVAGVDVAKDPDRARRRMGVALQEAGLDVRQTGRELLVLQARLFGSSAKAASARAAELLGLVGLDDAADRRIKGYSGGMKRRLDLASALVHEPEVLFLDEPTTGLDPASRLTVWDEVRRINRNGTTVFLTTQYLEEADQLCDRLAVIDGGVLVREGTPQRLKDELRERLRLDHEPTLDEVFLDATGRTRTRAAGDVQEVSA; encoded by the coding sequence ATGTCCGACCACATGGTCGCGCAACGCCGTCCGGCTGAGCGTGGCGGTACGCAGCCGGCGGTCGAGGCAGTGGGCCTCGTCAAGCAGTACAGGAGCCGCAGCGGCACGGTCGACGCCGTACGCGGGGTCGACCTGCGTGTGGCGGCCGGCGAGGTGTTCGGCTTCCTCGGCCCGAACGGAGCCGGGAAGTCGACGACCGTGCGGATGCTGACGACCCTGCTGTCGATCACGTCCGGCACGGCCCGCGTCGCCGGGGTCGACGTCGCCAAGGACCCCGACCGCGCCCGCCGCCGCATGGGGGTCGCCCTGCAGGAGGCCGGCCTCGACGTGCGCCAGACCGGCCGGGAGCTGCTGGTGCTCCAGGCCAGGCTGTTCGGGTCGTCGGCGAAGGCCGCCTCCGCCCGGGCGGCCGAGCTGCTCGGCCTCGTCGGGCTCGACGACGCGGCGGACCGGCGGATCAAGGGCTACTCCGGCGGCATGAAGCGCCGGCTCGACCTGGCGTCCGCGCTGGTCCACGAGCCGGAGGTGCTGTTCCTCGACGAGCCGACGACAGGCCTGGACCCCGCGAGCCGGCTGACCGTGTGGGACGAGGTGCGCCGGATCAACCGCAACGGCACGACCGTGTTCCTCACCACGCAGTACCTCGAGGAGGCCGACCAGCTCTGCGACCGGCTCGCCGTGATCGACGGCGGCGTGCTCGTGCGCGAGGGGACGCCGCAGCGGCTCAAGGACGAGCTGCGCGAACGGCTCCGTCTCGACCACGAGCCGACCCTCGACGAGGTGTTCCTCGACGCGACCGGCCGAACGCGTACCCGGGCCGCCGGTGACGTGCAGGAGGTGTCGGCGTGA
- a CDS encoding STAS domain-containing protein, whose amino-acid sequence MRTSRTDTPTGAVLTLSGEVATTDTRQLGAELVDAFDAGGQDLFLDAHGVTGFEDEALAALVVGRARAKAGQHRLVILDVEDGPVAQSLRRTGLLFRFPVFADSGAAAAGLSADRAAVALRAGVFGRTSPDLPAPSTPRTGPPAARAGMETS is encoded by the coding sequence ATGCGCACCTCCCGCACTGACACCCCGACCGGCGCCGTCCTGACCCTGAGCGGTGAGGTCGCGACCACGGACACCCGGCAACTCGGGGCCGAGCTGGTCGACGCCTTCGACGCCGGCGGACAGGACCTGTTCCTGGACGCTCACGGCGTGACCGGGTTCGAGGACGAGGCGCTCGCCGCCCTCGTCGTCGGCCGAGCCCGGGCCAAGGCTGGACAGCACCGGCTGGTGATCCTCGACGTCGAGGACGGCCCCGTCGCGCAGAGCCTGCGCCGGACCGGCCTGCTCTTCCGCTTTCCCGTCTTCGCGGACAGCGGAGCCGCAGCCGCCGGGCTGTCGGCGGACCGGGCGGCCGTGGCGCTACGAGCAGGCGTCTTCGGCCGCACGAGCCCGGACCTGCCCGCACCTTCCACCCCCCGAACCGGGCCCCCCGCAGCGCGGGCCGGGATGGAGACCTCATGA
- a CDS encoding DUF6307 family protein, whose translation MSTAQPAVTVRSRTPYEKRLDLATGALTAHSQLPEDEARVLAKHVLHVIDRLPERIR comes from the coding sequence ATGAGCACCGCACAGCCCGCCGTCACCGTCCGCTCGCGGACGCCGTACGAGAAGCGCCTCGACCTGGCCACGGGCGCGCTGACCGCTCACTCGCAGCTGCCCGAGGACGAGGCGCGCGTGCTGGCGAAGCACGTCCTGCACGTCATCGACCGGCTTCCCGAGCGGATCCGGTGA
- a CDS encoding alpha,alpha-trehalose-phosphate synthase (UDP-forming), producing the protein MVVANRLPVEWDSASGSWLRSPGGLVSAMEPVVRAADAAWVGWSGGASAAGAASQPVAGDGLTLVPVPLSADEIEQFYEGFSNGTLWPLYHDVIAPPRFQRSWWESYVAVNERFAAAAARAAGPSATVWVHDYQLQLVPALLRERRPDLRIGFFNHIPFPGYELFAQLPWRRELVLGLLGADLVGFQRQGDATNFLRACRRAAGLATRGSLVEVPGQDGDAPGRRARVAAYPISIDTAAFSALARDGGVAERARRVRSDLSDPPVVLLGVDRLDYTKGIVHRLLAYEELLDERRIDPRDCVLVQVASPSRDRVDQYRKLRDDVEAIVGRINGNHGSLERPAVHYLHRAYPREEMAALYLVGDVMLVTSLRDGMNLVAKEYVACRNDETGALVLSEFTGAADELGSAFLVNPHDVEGLKEAVLRAVDVSPREARRRMRSMRKRVRVFDVAAWAAAFLAALESTPAGTTPSPRGGGTEQASTASREGNGR; encoded by the coding sequence GTGGTCGTCGCCAACCGGCTCCCGGTCGAGTGGGACTCGGCCTCGGGGTCGTGGCTGCGCAGCCCGGGAGGGCTGGTGTCGGCCATGGAGCCGGTGGTGCGAGCGGCCGATGCGGCCTGGGTCGGCTGGAGTGGCGGCGCCAGCGCAGCCGGCGCCGCCTCGCAGCCGGTCGCGGGCGACGGGTTGACGTTGGTCCCCGTGCCGTTGAGCGCGGACGAGATCGAGCAGTTCTACGAGGGCTTCAGCAACGGGACGTTGTGGCCGCTCTACCACGACGTGATCGCCCCTCCGCGCTTCCAGCGCAGCTGGTGGGAGTCGTACGTCGCGGTCAACGAGCGGTTCGCCGCGGCAGCGGCACGGGCGGCAGGGCCGTCGGCCACGGTGTGGGTGCACGACTACCAGCTGCAGCTGGTGCCCGCGCTGCTCCGCGAGCGGCGGCCCGACCTGCGCATCGGGTTCTTCAACCACATCCCCTTCCCCGGCTACGAGCTGTTCGCCCAGCTGCCCTGGCGCAGGGAGCTCGTGCTCGGGCTGCTCGGCGCCGACCTCGTCGGCTTCCAGCGCCAGGGTGATGCCACGAACTTCCTCCGCGCGTGTCGGCGTGCGGCCGGCCTGGCCACCAGGGGCTCCCTCGTGGAGGTCCCGGGGCAGGACGGCGATGCTCCTGGCCGGCGTGCCCGGGTTGCGGCGTACCCGATCTCGATCGACACGGCGGCCTTCTCGGCCCTTGCCCGCGACGGCGGCGTCGCCGAGCGGGCCAGGCGCGTGCGGTCGGACCTCTCCGACCCTCCTGTGGTCCTGCTCGGGGTGGACCGGCTGGACTACACGAAGGGCATCGTGCACCGGTTGCTCGCCTATGAGGAGCTGCTGGACGAGAGGCGCATCGACCCCCGGGACTGCGTGCTGGTCCAGGTGGCGAGCCCTAGCCGCGATCGGGTGGACCAGTACCGGAAGCTCCGCGACGACGTCGAGGCGATCGTGGGCCGGATCAACGGCAACCACGGCAGCCTGGAGCGCCCGGCCGTGCACTACCTGCACCGTGCTTATCCGCGGGAGGAGATGGCCGCGCTGTACCTGGTGGGCGACGTGATGCTGGTGACGTCCCTGCGCGACGGGATGAACCTGGTGGCCAAGGAGTACGTCGCCTGCCGCAACGACGAGACCGGCGCCCTCGTGCTCAGCGAGTTCACGGGCGCCGCCGACGAGCTCGGCAGCGCGTTCCTGGTCAACCCGCACGACGTCGAGGGGCTGAAGGAGGCTGTGCTGCGGGCCGTCGACGTCTCCCCCCGGGAGGCGAGGCGTCGCATGCGCTCCATGCGCAAGCGGGTGCGTGTGTTCGACGTCGCGGCCTGGGCCGCAGCGTTCCTCGCGGCCCTGGAGTCGACCCCCGCGGGCACCACGCCGTCCCCGCGCGGCGGTGGGACCGAGCAGGCCTCGACGGCGTCTCGGGAAGGGAACGGCAGATGA
- a CDS encoding UdgX family uracil-DNA binding protein (This protein belongs to the uracil DNA glycosylase superfamily, members of which act in excision repair of DNA. However, it belongs more specifically to UdgX branch, whose founding member was found to bind uracil in DNA (where it does not belong), without cleaving it, appears to promote DNA repair by a pathway involving RecA, rather than base excision.), producing MTTRAQATDGQVDRPGAQQWVPPGVGLDGLREAAPACRGCELWEPATQVVFSAGEPTARIALVGEQPGDQEDRQGKPFVGPAGQLLDRALTEAGIDRDEVYVSNAVKHFRFTQSAPGKRRIHQSPDRVHIEACRPWLAAELAIVDPEVVVCLGATAAKALLGPSFRVTKSRGQLFPRLVADETDAGAVQNGFLMATIHPSAVLRAGTGSSDPEQAREEAYAGLVADLKVARAALA from the coding sequence GTGACCACGCGGGCGCAGGCGACGGACGGGCAGGTCGATCGACCGGGCGCACAGCAGTGGGTGCCGCCGGGCGTGGGGCTCGACGGGCTGCGGGAGGCCGCGCCGGCGTGCCGAGGGTGCGAGCTGTGGGAGCCCGCAACCCAGGTTGTGTTCTCGGCAGGTGAGCCGACGGCGCGCATCGCCCTCGTCGGGGAGCAGCCCGGCGACCAGGAGGACAGGCAGGGCAAGCCGTTCGTCGGCCCCGCGGGTCAGCTGCTCGACCGCGCTCTGACGGAGGCGGGCATCGACCGCGACGAGGTCTACGTCTCCAACGCCGTCAAGCACTTCCGGTTCACCCAGTCCGCCCCCGGCAAGCGGCGCATCCACCAGAGTCCGGACCGCGTGCACATCGAGGCCTGCCGCCCATGGCTCGCCGCTGAGCTCGCGATCGTCGACCCCGAGGTCGTCGTCTGCCTCGGCGCCACCGCGGCCAAGGCACTGCTCGGCCCCTCGTTCCGGGTCACCAAGTCGCGCGGGCAGCTGTTCCCGCGCCTGGTCGCCGACGAGACCGACGCCGGCGCGGTGCAGAACGGCTTCCTCATGGCCACGATCCACCCGTCGGCCGTGCTGCGGGCGGGGACCGGCTCCAGCGACCCGGAGCAGGCGCGCGAGGAGGCGTACGCCGGGCTCGTCGCCGACCTGAAGGTGGCCCGGGCCGCGCTCGCCTGA
- a CDS encoding AAA family ATPase: MSWLKRLTGGGRSDDGGRRGVPARPVFAPPALAGLDLPELRLLGTTQSGKRVLAFAAAPDELLPWWERLRDAHPSTGHWPVLVDEHIADLCAALPHGIERRYDDAAEAARTSSLARQDLLDVPAERSAAQAGDEHEVEYGADEDSRVPEQLDARPAAFQALSTTGLVALVPAEHGWQVPAVLGYLGGLSFGMEPFDHVVTLHDRHDRFGAQLVSLTNGQVLELLVERPPTDPAQALEVAREHYEYCIDAVDAEKNASRSSPSSRSARTPGTSGGTDLAAPGAAAGPRTGRAARVREVPVVAVVSLKGGVGKTSVTLGLGGAAAARGVRALVVDLDPQGNATTVLDPPAGGRTVADVLAAPRSGALAAAVAPSGWGDEVGVVASEPGLRGIENGPAPGPRGDLRLRTAMQGLDEWPLVLLDCPPTLGPLTSAGLAAATHALVVTEPTLFALHGAAQALAAVEDVRKSANLGLRAAGIVVNRVRPRSAEHAYRLRELAAAYPQLVLSPPVPDRTAVQQAAGAYVSVHALCTPGGRAVAQAFDSYLDHLLALPTGAGPLEQRAGHDVRAKPAKKGRR; encoded by the coding sequence GTGAGCTGGCTCAAGCGGCTGACCGGCGGAGGCCGGAGCGACGACGGCGGGCGCCGTGGCGTACCTGCCCGGCCCGTCTTCGCGCCGCCAGCGCTCGCGGGGCTCGACCTGCCGGAGCTGCGGCTGCTCGGGACGACGCAGTCGGGCAAGCGGGTCCTCGCCTTCGCCGCCGCGCCGGACGAGCTCCTGCCGTGGTGGGAGCGGCTGCGGGACGCGCACCCGTCCACCGGACACTGGCCGGTGCTCGTCGACGAGCACATCGCCGATCTCTGCGCAGCGCTCCCCCACGGCATCGAGCGCAGGTACGACGACGCCGCCGAGGCCGCCCGCACGTCCTCGCTCGCCCGCCAGGACCTGCTCGACGTCCCGGCCGAGCGCTCCGCGGCACAGGCCGGCGACGAGCACGAGGTCGAGTACGGCGCCGACGAGGACTCGCGCGTGCCCGAGCAGCTGGACGCGCGGCCGGCGGCGTTCCAGGCGCTCTCCACGACCGGGCTGGTCGCCCTCGTGCCGGCCGAGCACGGCTGGCAGGTTCCGGCGGTGCTGGGGTACCTGGGCGGGCTCAGCTTCGGCATGGAGCCGTTCGACCACGTCGTGACGCTCCACGACCGGCACGACCGCTTCGGAGCCCAGCTGGTCAGCCTGACGAACGGGCAGGTGCTGGAGCTGCTCGTCGAGCGGCCGCCGACCGACCCTGCCCAGGCGCTGGAGGTGGCACGCGAGCACTACGAGTACTGCATCGACGCCGTCGACGCCGAGAAGAACGCCTCGCGGTCCTCGCCCAGCAGCAGGTCGGCCCGTACTCCTGGTACTTCTGGTGGGACTGACCTGGCCGCCCCCGGCGCGGCAGCCGGGCCGCGAACCGGCCGCGCGGCTAGAGTCCGCGAGGTGCCGGTCGTCGCTGTCGTCAGCCTCAAGGGCGGCGTCGGCAAGACCAGCGTGACGCTCGGCCTCGGCGGCGCCGCCGCCGCCCGCGGCGTGCGAGCGCTCGTGGTCGACCTCGACCCGCAGGGGAACGCGACGACCGTGCTCGACCCGCCCGCCGGCGGCCGGACCGTCGCGGACGTGCTCGCGGCTCCGAGGTCCGGGGCCCTGGCCGCGGCGGTCGCGCCCAGCGGTTGGGGGGACGAGGTCGGGGTGGTGGCCTCCGAGCCCGGGCTGCGCGGCATCGAGAACGGCCCCGCCCCCGGCCCGAGGGGGGACCTGCGGCTACGCACCGCCATGCAGGGCCTCGACGAATGGCCCCTCGTGCTGCTCGACTGCCCGCCGACCCTCGGCCCGCTGACCTCCGCCGGGCTGGCCGCGGCCACCCACGCGCTGGTGGTCACCGAGCCGACGCTCTTCGCCCTGCACGGCGCCGCGCAGGCCCTGGCCGCCGTCGAGGACGTGCGCAAGTCCGCGAACCTCGGGCTGCGCGCCGCGGGGATCGTGGTCAACCGGGTACGCCCCCGCTCGGCCGAGCACGCGTACCGGCTGCGTGAGCTCGCCGCCGCGTACCCGCAGCTGGTGCTGTCGCCGCCGGTGCCGGACCGCACCGCCGTGCAGCAGGCCGCCGGCGCGTACGTCTCGGTGCACGCGCTGTGCACCCCCGGCGGCCGTGCGGTCGCGCAGGCCTTCGACTCCTACCTCGACCATCTGCTCGCACTGCCCACCGGGGCCGGGCCGCTCGAGCAGCGCGCCGGCCACGACGTACGCGCCAAGCCCGCCAAGAAGGGCCGCCGATGA
- a CDS encoding cryptochrome/photolyase family protein translates to METAVMWFRRDLRLRDNPALRAALSTGQAVPLFVLDPALWGPSGAPRRAWLARSLAALDRSLDGRLVVRHGDPAAVVPQVAREAAATAVHIAADAGVYGRRRDEAVERALGDGGVRLVRTGSPYAVPPGTLLTGGRTPFRVFTPFSRAWSREGWPPPVHAPRAPRWVGLPGDGLPPEPDLGVMRLPEAGEEAALTRWRRFRDGALAGYADTRNRPDLDGTSSLSAHLKYGEVHPRTLLADLATRSGESVERYRTELAWRDFYADVLWHSPRTAREPLNAQVGRIRYDAGPEADAAFAAWAEGRTGYPVVDAGMRQLRAVGWVHNRVRMIVASFLVKDLHVDWLRGARHFMHWLRDGDLASNNGGWQWVAGTGTDAAPYFRVFNPVTQGKSFDPDGQYVRMYVPELRDVAGAAAHEPWLLPGGLPEGYPERIVDHAEARAEALRRYEEVRG, encoded by the coding sequence GTGGAGACGGCAGTGATGTGGTTCCGTCGCGACCTCCGCCTGCGGGACAACCCCGCGCTGCGCGCGGCGCTCTCGACCGGGCAGGCGGTCCCGCTGTTCGTGCTGGACCCGGCGCTGTGGGGGCCGTCGGGCGCCCCGCGCCGGGCGTGGCTCGCCCGCTCCCTGGCCGCGCTGGACCGGTCGCTCGACGGCCGGTTGGTCGTACGCCACGGCGACCCCGCGGCCGTCGTCCCGCAGGTCGCCCGCGAGGCCGCGGCGACGGCTGTCCACATCGCCGCTGACGCGGGCGTCTACGGCCGGCGCCGCGACGAGGCCGTCGAGCGGGCGCTGGGCGACGGCGGCGTCCGGCTGGTGCGCACCGGGTCCCCGTACGCGGTCCCTCCCGGGACGCTGCTGACCGGCGGGAGGACGCCGTTCCGGGTCTTCACGCCGTTCTCCCGGGCCTGGTCCCGGGAGGGGTGGCCTCCGCCCGTGCACGCCCCGCGCGCGCCGCGCTGGGTCGGCCTGCCCGGCGACGGACTGCCTCCCGAGCCCGACCTCGGCGTGATGCGCCTGCCCGAGGCCGGCGAGGAGGCGGCGCTAACCCGCTGGCGGCGTTTCCGCGACGGCGCCCTGGCCGGCTACGCCGACACCCGCAACCGCCCGGACCTCGACGGCACCTCCTCCCTGTCGGCCCACCTGAAGTACGGCGAGGTGCACCCGCGCACGCTGCTGGCCGACCTGGCCACGCGCAGCGGCGAAAGCGTGGAGCGCTACCGGACGGAGCTGGCCTGGCGCGACTTCTACGCCGACGTGCTGTGGCACTCCCCACGGACGGCCCGCGAGCCCCTCAACGCCCAGGTCGGGCGGATCCGCTACGACGCGGGGCCGGAGGCGGACGCGGCCTTCGCCGCGTGGGCGGAGGGGCGTACGGGCTATCCGGTCGTGGACGCCGGGATGCGCCAGCTGCGGGCGGTCGGCTGGGTGCACAACCGGGTGCGGATGATCGTCGCGTCGTTCCTGGTCAAGGACCTGCACGTGGACTGGCTGCGCGGCGCCCGCCACTTCATGCACTGGCTGCGCGACGGCGACCTCGCCTCGAACAACGGCGGCTGGCAGTGGGTGGCCGGCACGGGCACCGACGCGGCGCCGTACTTCCGCGTCTTCAACCCGGTGACGCAGGGCAAGAGCTTCGACCCGGACGGCCAGTACGTCCGGATGTACGTCCCCGAGCTGCGCGACGTCGCCGGTGCCGCGGCGCACGAGCCCTGGCTGCTGCCCGGCGGGCTGCCGGAGGGCTACCCCGAGCGCATCGTCGACCACGCCGAGGCCCGGGCCGAAGCGCTGCGCAGGTACGAGGAGGTGCGCGGCTAG
- a CDS encoding metal-dependent transcriptional regulator yields the protein MSDLIDTTEMYLRTIYELEEEGVPPMRARIAERLGQSGPTVSQTVARMHRAGLVDLGEGNRLVLTDVGQATAVRVMRKHRLAECLLVQVIGLDWEDVHAEACRWEHVMSEAVERRLLDVLDHPTHSPYGNPIPGLEELGDEDPHEGFLDGLVPLPSAARPGESRSVVVRRIGEPVQTDAEALATLRRTGVRPGSVVTVRRVSSAVLVGSGGEATELPDAVAAHVFVAPGPDGHGPADGEGEGLEAHGLAEVAAMPESGAEA from the coding sequence GTGAGCGACCTCATCGACACGACCGAGATGTACCTCCGGACCATCTACGAGCTGGAGGAGGAGGGCGTGCCCCCGATGCGGGCGCGGATCGCCGAGCGTCTGGGCCAGAGCGGGCCGACGGTGAGCCAGACGGTGGCCCGCATGCACCGGGCGGGCCTCGTCGACCTCGGTGAGGGCAACCGGCTCGTCCTCACCGACGTCGGCCAGGCCACGGCCGTGCGCGTCATGCGCAAGCACCGCCTCGCGGAGTGCCTGCTCGTGCAGGTCATCGGCCTGGACTGGGAGGACGTGCACGCCGAGGCGTGCCGCTGGGAGCACGTGATGAGCGAGGCGGTGGAGCGGCGCCTGCTCGACGTGCTCGACCACCCGACGCACTCGCCGTACGGCAACCCGATCCCGGGGTTGGAGGAGCTGGGCGACGAGGACCCGCACGAGGGCTTCCTCGACGGGCTCGTGCCGCTGCCGTCGGCGGCCCGCCCGGGGGAGTCCCGGTCCGTCGTCGTGCGCCGAATCGGCGAGCCGGTGCAGACCGACGCCGAGGCGCTCGCCACGCTGCGCCGCACGGGCGTGCGCCCCGGCTCGGTCGTGACCGTCCGGCGGGTGTCCTCCGCCGTGCTGGTCGGCTCCGGCGGCGAGGCGACGGAGCTGCCGGACGCGGTGGCGGCGCACGTCTTCGTCGCGCCCGGCCCGGACGGGCACGGGCCGGCCGACGGTGAGGGCGAGGGGCTCGAGGCCCACGGCCTGGCCGAGGTGGCCGCCATGCCGGAGTCGGGCGCGGAGGCCTGA
- a CDS encoding C40 family peptidase gives MPAVAVATLAAPLATSASAATAPKAAAKETKAVSGRAAAAKLLVNAPTKTPVVMAHPTVGKSTRGGSVLWVQRRLGVKPSGVYGTATVRAVKRLQAVAGLKQTGIVDAKTWSALGVPYRKPKASRTASLLKPGTVGFGNLVLAEARKYAGAPYRYGGMSPRGFDCSGLVSYVFGKLGVSLPHSSGAIKQRVTKISRSAVRPGDLVFVSKGGRTSHVAIYAGGGYWFEASNPSRPVGKNKAWSSSVSYGRVA, from the coding sequence GTGCCCGCTGTCGCGGTCGCCACCCTGGCCGCCCCGCTGGCCACCTCGGCCTCCGCCGCCACCGCGCCGAAGGCCGCGGCCAAGGAGACCAAGGCCGTCAGTGGCCGTGCCGCGGCGGCGAAGCTGCTCGTCAACGCGCCGACCAAGACTCCCGTCGTGATGGCGCACCCGACCGTCGGCAAGAGCACGCGCGGCGGCTCGGTGTTGTGGGTGCAGCGCCGGCTGGGCGTCAAGCCCTCGGGCGTCTACGGCACCGCCACCGTGCGCGCGGTCAAGCGCCTCCAGGCTGTCGCCGGCCTGAAGCAGACCGGCATCGTGGACGCGAAGACCTGGTCCGCGCTGGGCGTGCCCTACCGCAAGCCCAAGGCCAGCCGCACCGCGAGCCTGCTCAAGCCCGGTACCGTCGGGTTCGGCAACCTGGTGCTCGCCGAGGCCCGCAAGTACGCCGGGGCCCCCTACCGCTACGGCGGGATGTCGCCCCGCGGCTTCGACTGCTCCGGGCTGGTCAGCTACGTCTTCGGCAAGCTCGGCGTCTCGCTGCCGCACTCGTCCGGCGCGATCAAGCAGCGGGTCACCAAGATCAGCCGCTCGGCGGTCCGCCCCGGCGACCTGGTCTTCGTCAGCAAGGGCGGCCGCACCAGCCACGTCGCGATCTACGCCGGCGGCGGCTACTGGTTCGAGGCGAGCAACCCGAGCCGCCCGGTCGGCAAGAACAAGGCCTGGAGCTCGAGCGTCTCCTACGGGCGCGTCGCCTGA
- a CDS encoding histidine phosphatase family protein: MPVIVLLRHGETEWSRIGRHTSTTDLALTARGEEQARAAAPGLTAFDFGLVLSSPRRRAARTAELAGLQAEVEPRLAEWDYGDYEGRRTVDIVAERGSWSLWEDGVPGGETAEQVGDRLDAVLERARPVLDGGKDVCLVAHGHSLRVVAARWLGLRPQDGKYFRLDTATLSQLGREHGRPVLQAWNVPSTMPEALP; this comes from the coding sequence ATGCCCGTGATCGTCCTGCTCCGCCACGGCGAGACCGAGTGGTCCCGCATCGGCAGGCACACCAGCACGACCGACCTGGCCCTCACCGCCCGCGGCGAGGAGCAGGCCCGCGCGGCTGCCCCGGGGCTGACCGCGTTCGACTTCGGCCTCGTGCTGTCCAGCCCGCGCCGACGCGCCGCCCGCACGGCGGAGCTGGCCGGTCTGCAGGCCGAGGTCGAGCCGCGGCTGGCCGAGTGGGACTACGGCGACTACGAGGGCCGGCGGACCGTCGACATCGTGGCCGAGCGGGGCAGCTGGTCCCTCTGGGAGGACGGCGTGCCCGGCGGGGAGACCGCCGAGCAGGTCGGTGACCGGCTCGACGCAGTGCTGGAGCGCGCCCGCCCCGTCCTGGACGGAGGCAAGGACGTCTGCCTCGTCGCCCACGGGCACTCGCTGCGGGTCGTGGCCGCGCGCTGGCTCGGCCTGCGGCCGCAGGACGGGAAGTACTTCCGGCTCGACACGGCCACGCTCTCCCAGCTCGGCCGGGAGCACGGACGGCCGGTCCTGCAGGCGTGGAACGTGCCGTCCACCATGCCCGAGGCACTCCCCTAG
- the mscL gene encoding large conductance mechanosensitive channel protein MscL, with the protein MLKGFRDFILRGNVIDLAVAVVIGSAFTALVTAVANAVLKPLIAVFLGGSTTNVGGRTEWNGQVFDWAAVINAAIAFLVTAAVVYFLVVLPTKKLLERLQRGETPPPAAVPEDLVVLREIRDLLREQQAGASGQSSKGL; encoded by the coding sequence ATGCTCAAGGGCTTCCGCGACTTCATCCTGCGGGGCAACGTCATCGACCTCGCGGTGGCCGTCGTCATCGGCTCGGCGTTCACGGCCCTGGTCACCGCGGTGGCGAACGCGGTCCTCAAGCCGCTGATCGCGGTCTTCCTCGGCGGCAGCACCACCAACGTCGGCGGCCGGACCGAGTGGAACGGCCAGGTCTTCGACTGGGCGGCCGTCATCAACGCCGCCATCGCCTTCCTCGTGACCGCCGCGGTCGTCTACTTCCTCGTCGTGCTGCCGACCAAGAAGCTGCTCGAGCGGCTGCAGCGCGGCGAGACGCCGCCCCCGGCGGCCGTCCCCGAGGACCTGGTCGTCCTGCGCGAGATCCGAGACCTGCTCCGCGAGCAGCAGGCGGGCGCCTCCGGGCAGTCCAGCAAGGGTCTTTGA